The Paracoccus sediminicola genome has a segment encoding these proteins:
- a CDS encoding purine-nucleoside phosphorylase, with protein sequence MSKSAELADLIRSRAGEAAPEYGLILGSGLGHLSEAVDGVAIPYDSLPGFPHAGVSGHVPQLVIGALEGARVAVFGGRSHYYESGKADAMRLPLETLAALGTEKLILTNAAGAVNAELAPGGLMLLNDHIAFAGTNPLIGEKTDARFVPMTEAHDPEMRAALREAAAAEGVELPEGVYGWFSGPSFETPAEIRAARVLGMDAVGMSTVPEIILGRFLGLRCAAISVITNMGAGMSDESISHDHTKQMAPLGAAKLEKLLRRFLRG encoded by the coding sequence ATGTCAAAGAGCGCTGAACTCGCCGATCTCATCCGCAGCCGGGCAGGGGAGGCGGCGCCGGAATACGGGCTGATCCTCGGCTCGGGGCTCGGGCATCTCTCCGAGGCTGTGGATGGGGTCGCGATCCCTTACGACTCGCTGCCCGGCTTTCCTCATGCGGGTGTGTCGGGTCATGTTCCGCAGCTTGTGATCGGCGCGTTGGAGGGCGCTCGCGTCGCGGTGTTCGGCGGGCGCTCGCATTACTATGAGAGCGGAAAGGCCGATGCGATGCGGCTGCCACTGGAAACGCTCGCGGCGCTTGGCACCGAAAAGCTTATCCTCACCAATGCGGCGGGGGCTGTGAATGCCGAACTCGCGCCGGGCGGGCTGATGCTGCTGAACGATCATATCGCCTTTGCAGGCACCAACCCGCTGATCGGGGAAAAGACCGACGCGCGGTTTGTCCCCATGACCGAGGCGCATGACCCGGAGATGCGCGCCGCGCTGAGAGAGGCCGCCGCCGCCGAAGGGGTAGAACTGCCCGAAGGCGTCTATGGCTGGTTCTCTGGCCCAAGCTTCGAGACGCCGGCAGAGATTCGCGCGGCGCGTGTGCTGGGGATGGATGCGGTCGGCATGTCCACCGTGCCGGAAATCATCCTCGGCCGGTTCCTCGGCCTGCGCTGCGCGGCGATCTCGGTCATCACCAATATGGGCGCGGGCATGTCTGACGAATCTATCAGCCATGATCACACCAAGCAGATGGCGCCACTGGGCGCGGCCAAGCTGGAAAAACTGCTGCGCCGTTTTCTGCGCGGATAG
- the petA gene encoding ubiquinol-cytochrome c reductase iron-sulfur subunit, which yields MTHAEEHEGTRRDFLYYATAGAGAVATGAAAWTLINQMNPSADVQALSSIMVDISGVDVGTQLTVKWLGKPVFIRRRTPEEIEAGRAVDVSDLIDPVAQNANLSGEEPATDENRTLDPEGEWLVQIGVCTHLGCVPIGEGAGDFGGWFCPCHGSHYDTAGRIRRGPAPRNMDIPVASFVDDATLQLG from the coding sequence GTGACCCACGCTGAAGAACACGAAGGCACGCGGAGGGATTTCCTCTACTACGCTACCGCCGGGGCCGGAGCGGTCGCGACGGGTGCCGCCGCCTGGACGCTCATCAACCAGATGAATCCCTCGGCCGATGTGCAGGCCCTGTCCTCGATCATGGTCGATATCAGCGGCGTCGATGTGGGCACGCAGCTGACGGTCAAATGGCTCGGCAAGCCGGTCTTCATCCGCCGCCGCACCCCGGAAGAGATTGAGGCCGGTCGCGCCGTCGATGTCTCTGATCTCATCGACCCGGTCGCGCAGAACGCGAATCTGTCGGGCGAGGAACCCGCGACCGATGAAAACCGCACCCTCGACCCCGAGGGCGAATGGCTGGTCCAGATCGGTGTCTGCACCCATCTCGGCTGCGTGCCGATCGGCGAGGGTGCGGGCGATTTCGGCGGCTGGTTCTGCCCCTGCCACGGCTCGCATTACGACACGGCGGGCCGCATCCGCCGCGGTCCCGCGCCCCGCAACATGGATATTCCCGTGGCGTCCTTCGTCGACGACGCAACGCTGCAACTCGGCTGA
- the petB gene encoding cytochrome b — MSGIPHDHYEPKTGAERWLHRRLPIAGVIYDTLMIPTPKNLNWMWIWGIVLTFCLALQIVTGIVLAMHYTPHVNMAFDSVEHIMRNVNGGQMIRYLHMNGASLFFFAVYLHIFRGLFYGSYKAPREVTWIIGMLIYLCMMGTAFMGYVLPWGQMSFWGATVITGLFGAIPGIGPSIQEWLLGGPAVDNATLNRFFSLHYLLPFVIAGLVVVHIWAFHSTGNNNPTGIEVRRTSKAEAEKDTLPFWPYFVIKDLFALAVILVLFFAVVGFMPNYLGHPDNYIEANPLATPEHIVPEWYFLPFYAILRAFTADVWVVQLVNFVSFGIIDAKFFGVLAMFGAILVMALVPWLDTSRVRSGRFRPQFKWWFWLLCIDFVVLMWVGAMPAEGIYPYIALAGSAYWFAYFLVILPLLGIIEKPEPMPSTIEEDFNAHHAAQTHPAE, encoded by the coding sequence ATGTCCGGAATCCCGCACGATCACTATGAACCGAAAACGGGCGCCGAGCGCTGGCTGCATCGCCGCCTGCCGATCGCCGGTGTCATCTATGACACGCTGATGATCCCGACGCCCAAGAACCTCAACTGGATGTGGATCTGGGGCATCGTCCTGACCTTCTGCCTGGCGTTGCAGATCGTCACCGGCATCGTGCTTGCGATGCATTATACGCCCCATGTGAACATGGCCTTCGACAGCGTCGAACATATCATGCGTAACGTGAATGGCGGCCAGATGATCCGCTATCTGCACATGAACGGTGCCTCGCTGTTCTTCTTTGCGGTGTATCTGCACATCTTCCGCGGGCTGTTCTACGGGTCCTATAAAGCCCCGCGCGAGGTGACCTGGATCATCGGCATGCTGATCTATCTGTGCATGATGGGCACCGCGTTCATGGGCTATGTGCTGCCCTGGGGTCAGATGTCCTTCTGGGGCGCGACCGTGATCACCGGGCTCTTCGGCGCCATCCCCGGCATCGGCCCGAGCATCCAGGAGTGGCTGCTCGGTGGGCCGGCGGTGGATAATGCCACGCTGAACCGCTTCTTCTCGCTGCATTATCTGCTGCCCTTCGTCATTGCCGGGCTGGTGGTCGTCCATATCTGGGCCTTCCACTCGACCGGCAACAACAACCCGACCGGGATCGAGGTTCGCCGCACATCGAAGGCCGAGGCGGAAAAGGACACGCTGCCATTCTGGCCCTATTTCGTCATCAAGGATCTGTTCGCTCTGGCGGTGATCCTGGTGCTCTTCTTTGCCGTGGTCGGCTTCATGCCGAATTATCTGGGCCACCCCGACAACTATATCGAGGCGAACCCGCTGGCGACGCCGGAACATATCGTGCCGGAATGGTATTTCCTGCCCTTCTACGCGATCCTGCGCGCCTTCACCGCCGATGTCTGGGTCGTGCAGCTGGTGAACTTCGTGTCCTTCGGGATCATCGACGCAAAGTTCTTCGGTGTGCTGGCCATGTTCGGCGCGATCCTGGTTATGGCTCTGGTGCCGTGGCTGGACACCAGCCGGGTCCGCTCTGGCCGGTTTCGTCCTCAGTTCAAGTGGTGGTTCTGGCTGCTCTGCATCGACTTCGTGGTTCTGATGTGGGTGGGCGCCATGCCGGCAGAGGGGATCTATCCCTATATCGCGCTGGCTGGCTCGGCCTATTGGTTCGCCTATTTCCTTGTGATCCTGCCGCTCCTCGGCATCATCGAGAAGCCCGAGCCGATGCCCTCGACGATCGAGGAAGACTTTAACGCGCACCACGCCGCACAAACCCATCCTGCCGAGTAA
- a CDS encoding cytochrome c1 encodes MESEEYAHVTDIDFSFEGPFGSFDQFQLQRGLQVYTEVCAACHGLRQVPIRTLSDEYGPELPADQVRAYAANMFVIDAETGEERPRVPTDHFPTVTGEGMGPDLSLMAKARAGFHGPYGTGISQLINGMGGPEYIYSVLTGYTGEEVEQAGTYLYGNEAFAGGLISMPAPLSDGLVTYEDGTEATVDQMSRDVSAFLMWTAEPKMMARKQNGFVAVIFLIVLAALLYFTNKKLWWDVKHGRRED; translated from the coding sequence GTGGAAAGCGAAGAATACGCGCATGTCACCGATATCGACTTCAGCTTCGAAGGTCCGTTCGGCAGCTTCGACCAGTTCCAGCTTCAGCGCGGTCTGCAGGTCTATACCGAGGTCTGCGCCGCCTGCCACGGTCTGCGTCAGGTGCCGATCCGCACGCTTAGCGACGAATATGGCCCGGAACTGCCTGCCGATCAGGTGCGCGCCTATGCGGCGAATATGTTCGTCATAGATGCAGAAACCGGCGAAGAGCGTCCGCGCGTCCCGACCGACCATTTCCCGACCGTGACCGGCGAGGGGATGGGGCCGGATCTGTCGCTGATGGCTAAGGCCCGCGCCGGATTCCACGGACCTTACGGCACCGGCATCAGCCAGCTGATCAACGGAATGGGCGGCCCGGAATATATCTATTCCGTGCTGACCGGCTATACCGGCGAAGAGGTCGAGCAGGCCGGGACCTATCTCTATGGGAACGAAGCTTTCGCGGGCGGTCTGATTTCGATGCCCGCACCGTTGTCGGACGGGCTGGTGACCTATGAGGACGGGACCGAGGCGACGGTCGATCAGATGTCGCGCGACGTGTCGGCCTTCCTGATGTGGACTGCCGAGCCGAAGATGATGGCGCGCAAGCAGAACGGCTTTGTTGCGGTGATCTTCCTCATCGTGCTGGCGGCGCTGCTTTATTTCACCAACAAGAAACTGTGGTGGGACGTGAAGCACGGCCGTCGCGAGGATTGA
- a CDS encoding Glu/Leu/Phe/Val family dehydrogenase produces MSNAHPSFRDSVDRMFSQAASLMKLPPGLEEKIRVCNSTYTVRFGVRLRGAIHTFTGYRSVHSEHMEPVKGGIRYAMSVNQDEVEALAALMTYKCALVEVPFGGSKGGLRINPRDWDEDELERITRRFTYELSRRSLISPSQNVPAPDMGTGEREMAWMADAYKRLHPDDINAKACVTGKPVTIGGISGRVEATGRGVQYAVREFFRHPDALKRAGIEGPLSSKRVVVQGLGNVGYHAAKFLSEEDGCAIVTVVEYNGSVHNPDGLDIVALKKHITETGGVENFPGASFRPAGLDALEDECDILIPAAVESVITAENAPRIQAKLIIEAANGPITSDGDEVLKKRGVVVIPDMYANAGGVTVSYFEWVKNLSQISLGRMERRYEEHRNRLLISEIERLSSDSGLAWTMTEGFKEAYLHGADEIELVRSGLDDTMRDNYRKMQEVWFDDERVTDLRTAAYVVAIRRIANVYGSLGL; encoded by the coding sequence ATGTCCAACGCCCACCCGTCGTTCCGCGACTCAGTCGATCGGATGTTCAGCCAGGCGGCTTCCCTGATGAAGCTGCCGCCGGGGCTGGAGGAAAAGATCCGGGTCTGTAACTCGACTTACACGGTGCGTTTCGGGGTGCGGCTGCGCGGCGCGATCCACACCTTCACCGGCTATCGCTCGGTCCATTCCGAACATATGGAGCCTGTGAAGGGCGGCATCCGCTATGCCATGTCGGTCAATCAGGACGAGGTCGAGGCGCTTGCCGCGCTGATGACGTATAAATGCGCGCTGGTCGAAGTGCCCTTCGGCGGCTCGAAAGGCGGTCTGCGGATCAATCCGCGCGACTGGGACGAGGACGAGCTGGAGCGAATCACGCGCCGCTTCACCTATGAGCTGTCGCGCCGCAGTCTGATTTCTCCGTCGCAGAACGTTCCTGCCCCCGATATGGGCACGGGCGAGCGCGAGATGGCCTGGATGGCCGATGCCTATAAGCGGCTGCACCCCGACGATATCAACGCCAAGGCCTGTGTGACCGGCAAGCCGGTCACCATTGGCGGGATTTCGGGCCGGGTCGAGGCGACCGGGCGCGGCGTCCAGTATGCGGTGCGCGAGTTCTTCCGCCACCCCGATGCGCTGAAGCGCGCCGGCATCGAGGGACCGCTGTCAAGCAAGCGCGTCGTCGTGCAGGGTCTCGGGAATGTGGGCTATCATGCCGCCAAGTTCCTCTCGGAAGAAGATGGCTGCGCGATCGTGACCGTGGTCGAATATAACGGCTCGGTCCACAATCCCGACGGGCTGGATATCGTCGCCCTGAAAAAGCACATCACCGAGACCGGCGGGGTCGAGAACTTCCCGGGTGCGAGCTTCCGCCCGGCCGGGCTCGACGCACTCGAAGACGAGTGCGACATTCTGATCCCCGCCGCGGTGGAAAGCGTCATTACCGCTGAAAACGCCCCGCGAATCCAGGCCAAGCTGATCATCGAGGCCGCGAACGGTCCGATCACCTCGGATGGCGACGAGGTGCTGAAAAAGCGCGGCGTGGTCGTCATCCCGGACATGTATGCCAATGCGGGCGGTGTGACCGTCTCCTATTTCGAATGGGTGAAGAACCTGTCGCAGATCAGCCTCGGCCGGATGGAGCGCCGCTATGAAGAGCATCGCAACCGGCTTCTGATCTCGGAGATCGAGCGGCTCTCATCCGATTCCGGACTGGCCTGGACCATGACCGAGGGCTTCAAGGAGGCCTATCTGCACGGTGCAGACGAGATCGAGCTGGTGCGCTCGGGTCTCGACGACACGATGCGCGACAATTACCGCAAGATGCAGGAGGTCTGGTTCGACGATGAGCGGGTCACCGATCTGCGGACCGCCGCCTATGTCGTCGCGATCCGCCGTATCGCCAATGTCTACGGCTCGCTGGGTCTCTGA
- a CDS encoding TetR/AcrR family transcriptional regulator has product MVNEARSITRGRKYGQVLEGARRVFMRDGYEGASVDDIAREASVSKATLYSYFPDKKLMFDAVFRDELDRERLDGTALIGLDLPVDQVLRFTGHLIANHAVSEFGSRTLRLAIAEAERFPTLSAEYYELGPAALRRQLERQLRRWQQDGLLRDDIADLGLAADSFVQLSMARVKDRVMLMGRASVDDAMIRRTVDNAVDTFLRAYGTDSARQLLAS; this is encoded by the coding sequence ATGGTTAACGAGGCACGGTCCATCACCAGGGGCCGGAAATACGGTCAGGTGCTGGAGGGCGCGCGACGCGTCTTCATGCGCGATGGTTATGAAGGGGCGAGCGTCGACGATATCGCCCGAGAAGCATCTGTGTCCAAGGCAACGCTCTACAGCTATTTTCCCGACAAGAAGCTGATGTTCGACGCGGTGTTCCGCGACGAGCTGGACCGCGAGCGTCTGGATGGCACCGCGCTGATCGGGTTGGATCTGCCGGTGGATCAGGTTCTGCGCTTCACCGGCCATCTGATCGCCAACCATGCGGTGTCCGAGTTCGGATCCCGTACCCTGCGGCTGGCCATTGCCGAGGCCGAGCGTTTCCCGACTCTTTCGGCGGAGTATTACGAACTTGGCCCGGCGGCGCTGCGACGCCAGCTGGAACGGCAGCTTCGCCGCTGGCAGCAGGACGGGCTGCTGCGCGACGACATTGCGGATCTGGGTCTTGCCGCCGACAGCTTCGTGCAGCTCAGCATGGCGCGGGTGAAGGATCGGGTGATGCTGATGGGCCGGGCCTCGGTCGATGACGCGATGATCCGGCGGACCGTCGATAACGCCGTCGACACGTTCCTGCGCGCTTATGGCACGGATTCGGCACGGCAATTGCTGGCAAGCTGA
- a CDS encoding I78 family peptidase inhibitor, whose translation MKTPRLFAPLAAALALAGCMAAPPQAPVDQAVVNPQVAPLPTASDDGLVERKPDLCKASTYTSYIGQPGSVVPTLGITREYRVVEYRGIEPQEYDPNRIVFRLDSAGNISAVDCG comes from the coding sequence ATGAAGACGCCCCGCCTTTTCGCCCCGCTCGCCGCCGCGCTTGCGCTTGCCGGCTGCATGGCCGCGCCGCCGCAGGCTCCGGTGGATCAGGCCGTGGTCAACCCGCAGGTCGCGCCGCTGCCCACCGCTTCCGATGACGGTCTGGTCGAGCGCAAGCCGGATCTCTGCAAGGCCAGCACCTATACCAGCTATATCGGCCAGCCGGGCAGCGTCGTGCCGACGCTCGGGATCACGCGCGAGTATCGCGTCGTCGAGTATCGCGGCATCGAGCCGCAGGAATATGATCCCAACCGGATCGTGTTCCGGCTGGACAGCGCCGGGAACATCTCTGCCGTGGATTGCGGCTGA
- a CDS encoding I78 family peptidase inhibitor, translating into MRARLTFCAVALGALAGCIETAEPSGPAEPPPPSDACGASQHQRLVGQSSAILAGGALREARRIGPDMAVTSDYRPERMNIEYDENGIITKISCY; encoded by the coding sequence ATGCGGGCGCGTCTGACATTCTGCGCCGTAGCGCTTGGCGCGCTTGCGGGCTGTATCGAGACCGCCGAGCCCTCGGGCCCGGCAGAGCCGCCTCCGCCTTCGGATGCCTGCGGTGCTTCGCAGCATCAGCGGCTGGTTGGCCAGAGCAGCGCAATCCTCGCCGGTGGCGCGCTTCGCGAGGCGCGGCGCATCGGGCCGGACATGGCGGTGACGTCGGATTATCGCCCCGAGCGGATGAATATCGAATATGACGAGAACGGGATCATCACCAAGATTTCCTGTTACTGA
- a CDS encoding DUF2794 domain-containing protein — MQNPHHPLTPQPDRIAFDRAELGVILSVYGRMVAAGEWRDYAMAFLRDVAVFSIFRHSAETPIYRVEKRPRLRNQQGMYAVIGMDGRILKRGHDLKQVLRVFDRKMIRAVD, encoded by the coding sequence ATGCAGAACCCGCATCACCCTCTGACCCCCCAGCCCGACAGAATAGCCTTCGACCGCGCCGAGCTTGGCGTGATCCTGTCGGTCTATGGCCGCATGGTCGCGGCAGGAGAGTGGCGCGATTACGCAATGGCGTTTCTGCGTGACGTGGCGGTGTTCTCGATTTTCCGCCACAGCGCCGAGACCCCGATCTATCGCGTGGAAAAGCGGCCCCGGCTGCGCAACCAGCAGGGCATGTATGCGGTGATCGGCATGGATGGACGCATTCTCAAGCGCGGTCACGATCTGAAACAGGTGCTGCGCGTGTTCGACCGCAAGATGATCCGGGCGGTCGACTAG
- a CDS encoding thiamine ABC transporter ATP-binding protein yields MLRFEAAEARLGDFRLRADFGIDAGARVAVIGPSGSGKSTLLGTVSGFVPLSSGRVCWQGRDMGVLAPGERPVSVLFQDQNLFPHLSVAQNVGLGLRPDLRLSADQERAVSRALDEVGLSGMAERRPANLSGGQQSRVALARVALRARPVLLLDEAFSALGPALKSEMLELLGRIAERSGATVLMVTHDPKDARAFAPQTVVVIDGLAQPAVPTGPLLDHPPAPLAAYLG; encoded by the coding sequence ATGCTGCGATTTGAGGCTGCCGAGGCGAGGCTGGGCGATTTCCGTCTGCGCGCCGATTTCGGCATTGATGCAGGGGCGCGGGTCGCGGTGATCGGGCCCTCCGGCTCTGGCAAGTCCACGCTGCTTGGAACGGTGTCGGGCTTCGTGCCGCTGTCTTCGGGACGGGTGTGTTGGCAGGGGCGCGACATGGGGGTGCTGGCCCCCGGCGAGCGTCCGGTGTCGGTGCTGTTTCAGGACCAGAACCTGTTCCCCCATCTCAGCGTGGCGCAGAATGTCGGATTGGGTCTGCGGCCCGACCTCCGGCTCTCGGCGGATCAGGAACGGGCGGTGTCGCGGGCCCTCGACGAGGTCGGGCTGTCCGGCATGGCCGAGCGTCGCCCCGCCAATCTTTCCGGCGGCCAGCAAAGCCGCGTGGCATTGGCGCGCGTGGCGCTGCGCGCCCGGCCCGTACTGCTTCTCGATGAGGCGTTCTCGGCGCTCGGCCCGGCGCTCAAGTCGGAGATGCTCGAGCTTCTTGGCCGGATCGCGGAACGCAGCGGTGCGACGGTGCTGATGGTCACGCATGACCCGAAGGACGCCCGCGCCTTCGCGCCCCAGACGGTGGTAGTGATAGATGGGCTCGCGCAGCCCGCAGTCCCGACAGGCCCATTGCTGGACCATCCGCCCGCGCCGCTTGCCGCTTATCTTGGCTAG
- a CDS encoding thiamine/thiamine pyrophosphate ABC transporter permease ThiP: MAQRFRAIDPAGPAVAAGLVLLVMGTLGAVALQAGGLSGLGTWDWRAVWFTIWQAVVSATLSAGLAIPVSRALARRRFFGRAVLITLLGAPFILPVIVAIMGLVSVFGRSGLVNQALAPLGLGPVSIYGWQGVVLAHVFFNLPLSVRMILHGWQAIPSERFRLARSLGFAPADIGRHLERPMLREVLPGAWLAVFLVCLTSFAVALALGGGPRATTVELAIYQAFRFDFDLGKAATLGLVQVALCLVALALSSRVAIPAGFGAGMDRDSGLRGPPGWRRGMDLVAIALAAGFLLVPMLSVIAQGLPRLTGLPAPIWAAALRSVVMALISAFATLVLALPLALSVARGNRWVEAAGMLPIVASPLVLGTGLYLLLRGLASPTELALPVTVGINAAMALPFALRILIPAARSLRADYGRLADSLDMRGLARLRLLILPRLSRPLGFAAGLAAALAMGDLGVITLFADSENATLPLKLYQLMNSYRMADAAACAVLLMAISFALFWIFDRGGRVNAAI; this comes from the coding sequence ATGGCTCAGCGTTTTCGCGCAATAGACCCCGCCGGTCCCGCCGTCGCGGCGGGGCTTGTCCTGCTGGTGATGGGCACGCTTGGCGCGGTGGCGTTGCAAGCGGGCGGCCTTTCGGGGCTCGGGACATGGGACTGGCGGGCGGTCTGGTTCACGATCTGGCAGGCGGTGGTCTCGGCCACGCTATCGGCCGGGCTGGCGATCCCGGTGTCCCGCGCGCTGGCCCGGCGGCGATTTTTCGGGCGCGCTGTGCTGATCACGCTGCTCGGGGCACCGTTCATCCTGCCGGTGATCGTGGCGATCATGGGGCTGGTCTCGGTCTTTGGTCGCTCGGGGCTGGTCAACCAGGCGCTTGCGCCGCTGGGGCTGGGCCCGGTGTCGATCTATGGCTGGCAGGGGGTGGTCCTCGCGCATGTGTTCTTCAACCTGCCGCTCTCGGTGCGGATGATCCTTCATGGCTGGCAGGCGATCCCGTCCGAGCGGTTCCGGCTGGCCCGTTCGCTGGGCTTTGCGCCGGCCGATATCGGGAGGCATCTGGAGCGGCCGATGCTGCGCGAGGTGCTGCCGGGCGCCTGGCTGGCGGTGTTTCTGGTCTGCCTGACCTCCTTTGCGGTGGCGCTGGCGCTCGGCGGCGGGCCGCGCGCGACCACGGTCGAGCTGGCCATCTATCAGGCGTTCCGCTTCGATTTCGATCTCGGCAAGGCGGCGACATTGGGGCTGGTGCAGGTGGCGCTGTGCCTTGTTGCGCTGGCGCTGTCCTCACGCGTGGCGATTCCCGCCGGGTTCGGCGCGGGGATGGATCGCGATTCCGGACTGCGCGGCCCGCCCGGCTGGCGTCGCGGGATGGATCTGGTGGCGATTGCCCTTGCCGCCGGCTTCCTGCTTGTGCCGATGCTTTCGGTGATCGCGCAGGGGCTGCCGCGGCTGACCGGGCTGCCCGCGCCGATCTGGGCGGCGGCGCTGCGTTCGGTGGTGATGGCGCTGATCTCGGCTTTTGCGACGCTCGTGCTGGCGCTGCCGCTCGCGCTTAGCGTCGCGCGGGGCAATCGCTGGGTCGAGGCGGCGGGGATGCTGCCCATCGTCGCCTCGCCGCTTGTGCTCGGCACGGGGCTTTACCTGCTGCTGCGCGGGCTGGCCTCGCCCACCGAGCTCGCGCTGCCCGTCACGGTCGGGATCAACGCGGCAATGGCGCTGCCGTTTGCGCTGCGCATCCTGATCCCGGCAGCGCGGAGCCTGCGCGCGGATTACGGAAGGCTGGCCGATTCGCTGGACATGCGCGGGCTGGCGCGGCTGCGGCTGCTGATCCTGCCGCGCCTGTCGCGCCCGCTGGGCTTTGCAGCAGGGCTGGCTGCGGCCCTGGCGATGGGCGATCTGGGCGTCATCACGCTCTTTGCCGACAGCGAGAACGCGACGCTGCCGCTGAAGCTCTATCAGCTGATGAACAGCTATCGCATGGCCGATGCCGCGGCCTGCGCGGTGCTGCTGATGGCGATCAGTTTTGCCCTGTTCTGGATCTTCGACCGCGGAGGACGTGTGAATGCTGCGATTTGA
- a CDS encoding thiamine ABC transporter substrate-binding protein, which produces MRNALLALMISASPALAADEFTVYAPDYFASEWGPGPKIEEGFEAVCDCDLNFVTGDVLPRLLLEGKQTEADAVIGLNSDVTMRARQSGLFAPHGQDLSGLTLPIEWTDEVFLPFNWGETAFVYDKTRMDNPPESFDALLDAPDDLKIVIQDPRSSISGLALLLWVNSVYGDDSRAAWEKLRPKVLTVTQGWSESYGMFTDGEADMVLSYTTSPAYHIGAEQDTTKAAAIFPEGHYFMVELAAQLAGTDQPALAQQFMDYVLSEDFQSMIAEANWSYPAKLKRDLLPAYFAALPRPGKTIFLNEEEAEALRKPALDEWLSVFAQ; this is translated from the coding sequence ATGCGTAATGCCCTGCTGGCATTGATGATCTCCGCCAGCCCGGCGCTGGCCGCCGATGAATTCACCGTCTATGCGCCCGACTACTTCGCCTCGGAATGGGGGCCGGGTCCGAAGATCGAGGAGGGCTTCGAGGCGGTCTGCGATTGCGACCTGAACTTCGTCACCGGCGATGTGCTGCCCCGGCTGTTGCTGGAGGGCAAGCAGACCGAGGCCGATGCGGTGATCGGGCTGAACAGCGACGTGACCATGCGCGCCCGCCAATCCGGGCTGTTCGCGCCGCATGGCCAGGACCTGTCCGGGCTGACCCTGCCCATCGAGTGGACTGATGAGGTGTTCCTGCCCTTCAACTGGGGCGAGACGGCCTTTGTCTATGACAAGACCCGAATGGACAACCCGCCCGAAAGTTTCGACGCGCTGCTCGATGCGCCCGATGACCTCAAGATCGTGATCCAGGATCCGCGCAGCTCGATCAGCGGGCTGGCGCTGCTGCTGTGGGTGAACAGCGTTTATGGCGACGACTCCCGCGCGGCTTGGGAAAAGCTGCGTCCGAAGGTGCTGACCGTGACCCAGGGCTGGTCCGAAAGCTATGGCATGTTCACCGATGGCGAGGCCGATATGGTGCTAAGCTATACAACCTCGCCCGCCTATCACATCGGCGCCGAGCAGGACACGACCAAGGCTGCCGCTATCTTTCCCGAGGGGCATTACTTCATGGTCGAGCTGGCCGCACAGCTTGCCGGGACCGATCAGCCCGCGCTGGCGCAGCAATTCATGGACTATGTTCTTTCCGAGGATTTCCAGAGCATGATCGCCGAGGCGAACTGGTCCTATCCGGCCAAGCTCAAGCGCGATTTGCTTCCGGCCTATTTCGCGGCGCTGCCCCGGCCCGGAAAGACCATCTTCCTGAACGAAGAGGAAGCCGAGGCGCTGCGCAAACCGGCGCTTGATGAATGGCTCAGCGTTTTCGCGCAATAG
- a CDS encoding inorganic diphosphatase produces the protein MFNEAVKHVPARAGEDTVNVFIETPRGSRQKMNLHESGLFRIGLELPEGMRFPFAFGFVPQTRAPDGDPLDILLLCDGELPAGSLIEARLIGVLKMENEEDGALVRNDRVVAIATMSRIYNDLADLAEARKEFVWDMQLFFESYNRMIERGYEFKGQGDRNEAISLFEESVLQQ, from the coding sequence ATGTTCAACGAAGCCGTCAAGCACGTGCCCGCCCGTGCGGGAGAGGATACCGTCAACGTCTTTATCGAGACGCCTCGCGGCAGCCGGCAAAAGATGAACCTGCACGAGAGCGGGCTGTTTCGGATTGGGCTGGAGCTGCCGGAGGGAATGCGCTTCCCCTTTGCCTTTGGCTTCGTGCCGCAGACCCGTGCACCGGATGGCGACCCGCTCGACATCTTGCTGCTTTGCGACGGCGAGCTTCCCGCGGGGTCTCTGATCGAGGCGCGGCTGATCGGCGTGCTGAAAATGGAGAATGAGGAAGATGGCGCGTTGGTCCGCAATGACCGCGTCGTCGCCATCGCCACGATGAGCAGGATCTATAACGACCTCGCCGACCTTGCCGAGGCGCGAAAAGAATTCGTCTGGGACATGCAGCTGTTTTTCGAATCCTATAACCGGATGATCGAGCGCGGCTATGAGTTCAAGGGGCAGGGCGACCGGAACGAGGCGATCTCGCTGTTCGAGGAGTCGGTGTTGCAGCAATAG